The Spirulina subsalsa PCC 9445 region GGTTGAATATTAAAGGGGCTGGGAGTGGTATTGAAACGATGAAAATGGATATGGGAGGGGCTGGGGCGACGTTTGGGGCGGCAAAGGCGATCGCCCAACTCAAGCCCGATGTTGAGGTTCATTTCATCAGCGCGGCGACGGAGAATATGATTAGTGGGAAGGCCATGCACCCCGGCGATATTCTCACCGCGTCTAATGGCAAAACTATTGAAGTGAACAACACCGACGCAGAAGGGCGTTTAACTCTCGCCGATGCCCTAGTATTTGCCGATAAACTGGGAGTTGATGCGATGGTAGACCTCGCCACCCTCACCGGAGCCTGTGTGATTGCCCTAGGGGATGAGATTGGGGGATTATGGACGGCGGATGACGGTTTGGCCGGGGAACTGCAAAGGGCGGCTAAAGTCGGCGGGGAGAAGCTTTGGCAAATGCCTTTAGAAGATAAGTATTTTGAGGGGTTAAAGTCTCCTATTGCAGATATGAAGAACACCGGACCCCGACCCGCTGGCTCGATTACGGCGGCGCTCTTCCTCAAGCAGTTTGTGGAAACGACTCCCTGGGCCCATTTAGATATTGCTGGGCCGGTTTGGGCGGATAAGGAAAGTGGGGTGAATAATGCCGGGGCAACGGGGTTTCCGGTGCGGACTTTGGTCAATTGGGTGTTGAGTTAAGTCTCTTTGACTGGGATTAAGACGGAGGGGAAATTACAGGGAGGACATTGATTATGCTTTCCCTACCTCTCCTGTTGAGTAACACCCCTCCGACACCCACCCTAAAGGGCAGGGTGTTGGAGAAATTCTGCAAGTGGAGATTTTCCAGAGAGTAGCGAGGTCATGGAAAGATCCAAGAAATATTACATCCGTTTATACTCTGGGGTCTCCATTTCTTTAGAAAGAATTTTTGTTAAAGATGTAAGCTCATCACCAAAAACAACCTTAATTTTGTTGTTTTTGGCTTGATTTAGAAAATTTTTAGATGACGTTGAATCGCTTTTTATTTCGCTAGTGATAAATATTTTAACACAGTGATCTTTTGAAAATATTTGAAGTTTTCATTACATTTTACTTTATAATTGCAGGGTGGTCATTGCCCACCCCACGGGGGGTTAGTGGTCGCCGACAGTGCAGACCTAAGTTGTCAAGGGGGGTGATACCCTCCCTTAACAAGCAAAAGTCATCCCCCCTAGCTCCCCTTTGGCAGGGGGGAAATACGGGGGGATGGGGTTGGGAATCAGGGTTTGTTTAGTTTTTTGTCACTGGACTGACGACGGCGATCGCGCCATTCAATCACAGAGAGGTAGAGGATTCCCCCACTGATGATGATCAGGAGGGCGATCGCCGCTAAAAAAAGAACATCAAGAACCGGAAAATTTTCCATCGTCCAATTTTCCACACTCTTAGAATCCGTTACGCGCCCACACCACCATCGCAATCGACCAAGTGAATAAAGCCAGAACGCCAACCCAACCTAAGCTTAAGATATCCATAGCAACTTCTTAAAATAATTTCATTTGCACAACTGCAAATACTATCATAACCAATGGTGTTCCCTCAAAAGTCAGACGTGGATAATTTAAACGGAGAAAGACAAGAATCCTTGAAAGCGGGGGTCTTGGGTGCGGTGAGTTTTAGTATCATGGCGACAGGGATTGCCCTGTTGCACGGTTTGTGGGTCGAATCCTTGATCTGGGATATCACGTGGCTAGTCAAAGGTGCGATCGCCCTCTTGACGGGTTTTCTCTTCGGTGTCACCTACCGCTACATCATCCGAACCGATCAAAATTCCCACCTTAACGATGGGGCTGTGTTAGCCTTTGGTTTAGTCCGGGCCGGTGCCAGAATCGAAATAGAAGCCCGTTTTACCGACAGTTTCGCCCTTTTTATCGTTTTAGGAGTTGAGAGCGTGTTTTGTTTCCTCTTCGCCCGTCTAGCCCTCGATCTGGCCTTAAATCAACAGTGGGTCAAGCCATTTAAATCTTATAATGACTAATAGTAAGCCTCTTCCCTAGCCATGACGAGCGATCGCCCAGTTCCCAAAAGATTCCCCAAAGTCCCCTTTGAACGCCGCTTTTACGGCTTTCTAATTGATTTTGTCTGTGTCTGGGTGATCAGTTCCTTAGCTGGCCCCCCGCTTCTACAAATGCTGGTATTTTTGGGTGCTTGGTTTACCCTGCGTGTGGTGGTGGTGGATCGCAATGGAGGACAAAGTTTAGGCTCTTGGTGTATGGACATTAAGGTGATGGATGTGCGCTTTCGTAAAGTCCCGGAATTATTTATCTTGCTCAAACGGGAGGCCCTACTAGGGGGAGCAGCCTTGCTGGCCATGATTGGGCTAAACCTGTTTTTTGTCAACCCTTTCTCTACCCTGTTGTTAGTATCCCCTCTCGTGGCAGGTTGTGGGGTGGCCTACGCTGATGAGGACTATAATCAAGGATTGCACGATCGGCTGTGTAATACAGTCGTCATCCAAACCAAGCGGGGTTTCTCTTTAGATATTCGTCTACGTCGATGGCTTGCCGAAGTGCGCTTTCGTATGCGAAAATAATAAATTGTGTCTTAAATACCGAGAATGGTCAGACTGGAACTATGGCAAGTAAGAAGGGCGTTAGACTAATCATTACCTTAGAGTGTACAGAGTGCCGATCCAATCCTGAAAAGCGATCGCCCGGTGTCTCCCGTTACACTACCATGAAGAACCGTCGCAACACGACCGGACGCATGGAACTGAAGAAGTTTTGCACCCACTGCAATAAACACACTGTTCACAAAGAAATTAAATAGGAGCGACTCCCTAGGATTTTACTATGGCTTACTATCGTAAACGTCTTTCCCCCATTAAACCCGGTGATCCCATTGATTACAAGGATGTTGAACTGCTGCGGAGATTTGTCACCGAACGCGGCAAAATCCTGCCTCGTCGGATCACTAATTTAACGGCAAAACAGCAACGGGATTTAACCGCATCTATCAAACGGGCGCGCTATATGGCTTTAATGCCTTATATTAATACTGAAGGCTAATCCTTGCCATGAATTGGAGGAAAAAAATTCTCTAAGCGTTTCGCTTCAGAGAATTTTCCGCGTGTCTTCCCCCGAAATTTGTTGTTTACTTTTCACTCACTATGACTCTGTTTAATGCAATTCTCGGCGCGATTAATAATCCCCAAACCATCGCCAGTGCAGCGCAGTTGGGGAGCATTGCCAGCACGGTGCAGCAACTGAGCGCCACGACGAAAACCAACCCGCAAGCCTTACAAGGTGCGATCGCCATTGTGGGGAAATATGTACGCTCTAGTTTACAGTCCGAGTGTAACAGCAAAGGGGAAGACGCAGCCCAAGCCATTGTTAACCAATACAGTGGCACTAAAGCGAATAATCAAGTGGTGCAACTGCTTTTAAGTCAGCCACAAACCCAGCAATTACTGCAAGAGGTGGAGCAAAAAACAGGCTTAAATAGTGCAACTGTACAAGCTCTGTTACCCACCCTAGTTCCCCTTGTTTTACAATTTTTGCAAAGCGGGACTTCTAACCAAAACCCTCAAAGTAGTAACCCCGTGTTGAAAGATTTTCTCGATTCTAATGGAGATGGTACGGTGGATCTCAGTGATGCGTTACAGTTGGCTGCTCGGTATCTAAAATAAAGGGTGGTGCGTCAGGATTACCAGCGTAATTATGCAATCTCCCGACGTCCTATAGTTAGGAATTGGCGATTTTGCGACTGTGTTGTATTATTCCTGTCAACAACTGATTAGCAATTGTATAAATTCCCTTCCATTTATCTCGGCGGATTTTGCGTAAATAAAACCAAGTCCCTCGGTAAAAATCGACCCAACGGCGTCCCGGATAGTCCTTTTGAATGCCACCGGGATCGAGTCGGATGTTGTCAAGATTATAGTTATTGCGGTTTAAAGGGTTGAGTTTAGTCAACCCTTCTTTCTTGGCAAATTCTTGATAGGTTAAGCCTTCGCGATTACATAACTTCGATTCCTCATAATCAATCCACTCACTCACCACCCAACTCGTACCCGCAAATAAAAACTCAGCTATATCTTTTGTCACCCTACAGTATTTTAAGCGAATCCCTACCGGAATCTCGCCCCAAGGACCATGAACCCATATAAAATCGGGGTCAAAAAATGTTTTAAAGGCTACAGGATTCCCCCCATTTATCGTGATTTTTGCCACTCTACCTACCACCCCACAACCAATAATCTTTACAGTTATCTTCATTGGTTCTTTCAATTCTTTTTCAAGATAATTTATCGAAAAATTAACTGTAAAATCAGGGATATCAATTAGCCGAATATAAAATGCTAAATCATCTAAAAATCTCCTAATTTCTGACGCACCTAATCCTCTATTGTGATCTAAATAAGAGGAGATCGGTTCTCCAAAATACAACTGATTAATACCTGTTGTTAAACAAAATTCTTGGCAGAGCTTATAAAATGTATAGGGTGAGATTAAGTTAGTTTGCGCCTGAACGATGATCGACTCTAAGATTTCCTGATGACAGTCCAAAATCTTCACCCTCCCCCTTAATGATTCCTAATTAAACACAAGGTAAGCTGTATTTATCAGTGAACTTCTGTTGATAAAATTTCACTGAATTATTTTATCAGCGAACAGAGAGTTGCTCCTATATATCTCCAGATAGAAGCTTAGGTGGATGGGACAGCAAACCTCAATCAACTCTCATAAGATATACTATCTTTACCTATCAAATAGCCTTATGTATAGCCAATCTACTTAGGGTCTGCTAAAAAGCCTAATACTTGCCCAGCAAGTTCTCCATTACTGGTCACAAAAACATTCCGACACCCCAGAACTTGAGTCATTGCTTCCTTAGCATCCGCCAAAGTAGCATTAATACCCACCCTGGCAAACGGCACATAATTCTACAACTTTACGCTCTAATGTTTCTAAAGGATCTGCTCCTCGTTTTAAACTTAGTTCTAGGTCGAGGAAGAGGGGAAGGGCAGCTAAGAGTTTGTCAGAGGAGAGGGATTGCACTTCTTTACGCAGGAAATAAATACGTTTAGGGTTGCTAATATCGGCGGCTGAAGCGATCGCCTTTTCATCTCGTTCTCCACTTTCCATCATCAATTTTACAATTAACCAGGTGCGAAACTGCCCGATTAAGGTGGCGACAATGCGCAAAGCGGGTTCATTGCGGTTGAGTAAATCACTCACTAACCCTAACGCTTGGGGGGTTTTGCCATCTCGAATGGCGGCGGCGAGTTGTAGACTATTTTGGGTATTAGCCACCACTAAACGGGCGATCGCACTTTCATCAAGGGGGCGAGGATTTCCTTCACTGTACAGACGGAGTTTTTCCAATTCCCCATAGAGGAAACGGGTATCATTCCCCACAGACTCCGCTAAGACTTGAACTGCTTTTGGGGTGAGTCGCAGACCTTTTTCCTGTACCTGTTGGCGCACTTTTTTCAGGATAGCATCAGTATTCCAAGGGGGAATGAGGGAAAATTCCCGGATGTCAGCGTGTTTTTGTAGGAGTTTAGTGGCCTTGTTGCGACCGTCGGGTTTTTTGCGGCAGGAAAACAACAAAGTAGAAGTCGGGGGAAGATTAGGCAGAGTGCGCTGAAGTTCTTGCAGTAAGCTATCCGAACATTGTTGAAAGAGGGTCGTTTCCTCCAACCAAACCAAACGCCCCCCCATGCCGAAAGGTGGTGTCATGGCTTGATTTAGGGCTTGGATGACCGGATCGGGACTCTCCCCCGGAATTTGATCCAAGTTGAACTGAATCCAGTTTGGATCAAGGACAGCCTTTTTTAAGGCCGCGATCGCCTCATTCATGGCAAAATCATCCTCACCCCAAAACAAATACACGCTCATGATTATGAAAAAAATTTACAAAACTTTTTAATTGCAACCGAAAAACCTACAATCAATTAGAACAAGTCGGAGGCGATTCAGATTGGACGAAACTTATCAAGCATACCTTAACCGCGTAGCCAAGTTGACGTTACCTGCCAGTTATCAAAGTCAACTCCAAACCATCCAGAAGTCTCCCAAATTCCAGGGGGGGCAGGCTATTCCCTTTCCGGGTTATACCATCAATAGTCCAGCTTGCCCTGAAGATCCGGTCAATCACGGGTTTTATGCTCAACTGAGACAAGATCAGGCGGAATTGGTCGCCAAATTGGGGGATTTAGTCATTCCAGTGCCTCCCGATAGTTTCCATTTGACCTTAGCGGATTTGATTTGGGATGGGGCTTATGAGGATGCGGTGTCCCAAGATAGAGAGTATGAACAAAAACTGTGCGATCGCATTGACCACAGTTTCCAACAATATCAAGACCATCTCACCGATACCACCCCCCTCACCTTTCAACTGGTCGGGGTCATCATGCGACCTCGGGCCATTGCCGTGGGACTGATCCCCCAAAACGAAACCTCCCACGAAAAACTTAGGGCTCTGCGACGTTCCCTTTATCAAAATGCCGAACTGATTGGGTTAGGCATTGAACAGCAATATCGCTTTACCGCCCATATTACCCTCTGTTACTTTAACGAGATTCCCCCCAGCCTTGATCGCGATCGCCTGTGTGAGATCCTCGTCAACTTTAACGACCGTTGGATTGGCACAGATCCCCAAGTGTTCGCCTTAGAACAAGCGGAATTACAACACTTTGAGGATATGACCCGTTATTCCCGTAAACCCCACTTCCCCACAGTTAAGCTTTGAGTTTACACCGCCCTATCTTGTGAGAACGTTTCGCCAAGATCACCCTAGAAATTGGCGAACATTCTTTTTCCACAACCGAATAGGTCAACATTGGAATAAATACTGCCATGACGAGTCCATCTTCACCCTCTTATGTACCTTCAGGACGGATTTACTTATTACTCGCCATTCTCATCTTTGGCATCGCCAATGCTGTCACCCGGAAATTAACAGAATTAGGGGCAGCCCATTTGATCGATGGTCGTAATCCCATCTCCTTCTGTAACGTCCTCTTTGCCGGGAATTTATGCGCCCTGATCTTGTTAGGAACTATCTATCAAAGACAATGGCGACCTCACACCTTCCAGCAGTTGAACCCGAAACAATGGCTAGCAATGATCGCAGTTGCAATTTTAGGGGCTGCGATCGCACCCACCTTAATTTTCACCGCCCTTTCCTTGACCAGCGTCAATAATGTGATCTTAATTGGTCGCGTAGAACCGCCCTTAATCTTAGCTTTATCCGTCTGGCTATTACGAGAACGGGTTAATGCTTGGGTTCTTGGAGGGGCTTGTCTTTCCTTCCTTGGTGTTGCTCTAACTATTCTCCTGCCAACTCCAGAACCCGATCAAGCCATGATGAATATGGGGCTTAGGATTGGACGAGGGGAATTCTTGACAGCCATTGCCGCCATTACCCTGGCCATTTCCACCATCATCAGCAAAGTCAGCCTGAAACAAATTCCCCTCGGCTTCTTCAGTAGCTTTAGAATGCTCATCGGCACCCTGATCTTTTTTAGTACAACAGTCCTTCTATATGGTCCAATACATTTTAGGGATCTAACCGTCCCTGTCTTGTGGCAGTGGATGCTCCTCTATGGGGCTGTGATTGTCGTCGGGGGGCAGCTTTGTTGGTTTAATGGTCTCAAACGTAGTACCGCCAGCGAAGTTTCCTTAGCCAGTTCCTTTAACCCAATTGCCGGAGTTCTAGCCGCCTACTTTATCTTGGGAGAAACCCCGACAATCGCTCAATATATTGGCGGGAGTGTGATTCTAGTCGGTATCATTTTGAATCAAATCGGAGTTCAGAAGCTCAACATCATCATCCCCCAACAACAACCTAGTGACAAAGAGATAACAGAAACCATTGGTTTTAAAGGCTTGTAGTCCAAAATACTAATAGAATTGATTCCCTAAAAGCTAGTCTCTTGACCCCAAAGCAAGATATTATAGCTAGGCGGTATGTTAAATTTTGATGACAGTCCCTTCAGAACTTGACCTTTTCACGCTTCCAGATTGGGCAGGAGCATTCTTCTGCGTAAAGTGAATGAAGAATAACGAAACATACATTAATCATCCTACCTTTGGTTTGCTCTTTCAAGTGTGTCCCATTGAACAAAATCAAGAGTTGTTCACAACTCTTTACGCCCAGCGTTTATTCTTCCTCGTCACCCAAAGTCCAGAAGGGCTAATTTTTGACCCCATTGGGCGTTCCGATGCCCGTTTAATTGTTGAAAATCGTCTCCGTAAGCTGCGGCGCTTAAACGCCAGTGAAGATTACACCGCGCTAAATTTAATTTATCAGCGCACCTTCCATTAGCGTCCCCCTTATCCTCATGTCTAGTGCGATCGCCCAAAACCTCGCCCGCTTGCATCAAACCGTACCCCCCTCGGTGCGTCTGATTGCCGTCAGCAAAACCTTTCCCCCTGCCGCCATTCGGGAAGCTTACGCCACCGGAATCCGAGATTTTGGCGAAAGTCGCATTCAAGAAGCCATCCCCAAACAAGAAGCCCTACAAGACCTCACCGATATTCAATGGCACTTTATCGGCCACTTACAAACCAATAAAGCCCGTAAAGCCCTCCAACATTTCCACTGGATTCACACCTGCGACAGTCTCAAACTCGCCCAACGCCTCAACCAAATCGCCCCCGAATTGCCCCAGTCTCCCCAGATTCTGCTACAGGTGAAAATTCGCCCCGACCCCGATAAGTACGGCTGGACACCTGCCCAACTGCAAACCGACCTCGAAGCTTTAGATCATCTTAACGCCTTAAAGATTCAAGGTTTGATGACAATTTTGCCTCTAGGCTTAACTGAAGCCGAGACATTAAAAGCATTTGAGGATTTACAGGATTTGCGCGAGAATATTGGTCAGCAAACTTGGGTTAATCTCAAGATGGAGGAATTATCTATGGGGATGTCTGGGGATTATCCCTTAGCCATCCAAGGGGGAGCCACCATGATTCGTTTAGGACGGATTATTTTTGGGACCCGCGAAGCATCTCAGACCGAGAATCGCCTATCCTCCACCCACTAACCGAAACGGGACAATTCGACAAGTCCCTGTAGACAAGATGGGATAAAATACATCGAACAAGAGGAAAATTATACCTCCAGCCCCCGTTTCTTCGATGGAGATTGAATTCCCGTTGATATGCCGATTTTCCCCATCCGGGGCATTGAGCGGTCAGCCAGTAAAACGGGGCTTGTCTCGTACCCGTACCGGGTAAATTGATGAAGCCTACCCCGAGTCTTGGCAGTGCGACAGATGCGGAACAGATTAACGAACTCAATCCAGTATTAGGGAGTCAATAGTGAATAACATCTTTACCAAGCTAAGAGATTTTGTTGGTCTCAACGAATCCGAGGAATACGAGTATTATGAAGAAGATATGGACGGGAATGATTACCAGAATCTCTATCAACAGGAAAACCCCCCTGCGGTAGTAGAAGAAGAACGTCAACGCCCTAGACGGACGACGAGAGAACGTCCAACCGTAACTACACCTGAAACCAGTATGGGACCCACAACAACAGCGAGGAGCAACGTGATTGGAATGCCGGGAGCGAATGGGATATCTGAAGTGGTGGTCATTGAGCCCCGCTCGTTTGAAGAAATGCCCCAAGTGATTCAAGCCTTACGGGAACGGAAATCCGTCGTTTTAAATCTAACCGTCATTGACCCCGACGAAGCACAACGGGCTGTAGACTTCGTAGCAGGCGGCACCTACGCCATCGACGGCCATCAAGAACGCATCGGCGAGAGTATTTTCCTCTTCACCCCCAGTTGTGTCCAAGTTAGCACCCAATCCGGTGGAGTCCATGAAGTCCCCAACTCTCCCCTAAGTTCTGTTCGTCCCACCTCTCCCGGAGCCTCCGCTTGGGGCATGGATCCCGGTCGTATGGTGCAATAGTTGAGAGCCTAAAAAGCAGAAAAAGGAGAGAGCTAAAATTCTCTCCTTTTTTATTTGAGTTTTTATTTTAGTCGAAATTTTCATCAAGTGATACAATAGTATTTGGGGTCTGCTGAATAACACCAGATGCTAGGCTCAACAAGGGAACAGGGAACTCTTAACAGGGAACAGATCATCTAAAACTGGCACGATTGCCTATTCCCGACTCCCGACTCCCGATTCCCCGACTCTCGGACTTATTCAGCAAGCCCTATTTGTCAAACGCTATGCCTTAAACTCATGGTAGCTACCCCCGTTTCCTATCAAATCACTTGGGAGAAACTGCCCGACGACTACGTTTTACCGGATGATCCCGTGGATAATATTCAACAGCCCGCCTTAGCCTTTGCCCTCACTGAGAGTTTAGCCCGAGCAGGTCGTCTTTGGGCCCAAACCCTCGCCACAACTAATTACGGGATCTGTGCCACAGTCAACGGCAAAATCGTAGTTAAGGCTCCAGATTGGTGTTATGTTGCTCATATTTCCGTCCCGGTGGAGGACGTTCTACGCAGTTATACGCCCCAGTTACAAGGAGAGCGCCCTACTGTGGTGATGGAGTTCCTCTCTGATAACGATGGTCATGAATATTCTAATAAACCCACCTATCCTCCCGGAAAGTGGTTCTTTTATGAGCAAATTCTCCAAGTCCCCTACTATGTGATTTTTAACCCCTACAGCGGACAAATCGAAGTCTATCGCCTTGAATCAGAACGCTACACCCTACAAACGGCGAATAGTGAGGGACGTTATTGGATTGAACCGATGGGCTTGTTTATCGGGGTTTGGCAAGGTACAAGGGAAAACTTTAATGCTTATTGGTTGCGCTGGTGGGATGAAAGGGGAGAGTTGCTGTTATGGGGTGCAGAACAAATTGAACAAGAACGAGAACGGGCCCAACAGGAACGAGAACGGGCTGAACGTTTAGCGGCACGCTTGAGGGCGTTGGGGGTGGATTTGGAGGAGGATTGAACGGGGGCAGGGGAGGCGGTAAAATTTTGATTCTGCCTGGGTTGGGTGGTGATTAACGGCTGGTTAACTGTCTCCCCACTCTCAGGTTTTGATAATTTATTCTTAATTATTATGGCGATTCGGTTTGGTTTAATT contains the following coding sequences:
- the petN gene encoding cytochrome b6-f complex subunit PetN; the encoded protein is MDILSLGWVGVLALFTWSIAMVVWARNGF
- a CDS encoding RDD family protein, which translates into the protein MTSDRPVPKRFPKVPFERRFYGFLIDFVCVWVISSLAGPPLLQMLVFLGAWFTLRVVVVDRNGGQSLGSWCMDIKVMDVRFRKVPELFILLKREALLGGAALLAMIGLNLFFVNPFSTLLLVSPLVAGCGVAYADEDYNQGLHDRLCNTVVIQTKRGFSLDIRLRRWLAEVRFRMRK
- the rpmG gene encoding 50S ribosomal protein L33; the protein is MASKKGVRLIITLECTECRSNPEKRSPGVSRYTTMKNRRNTTGRMELKKFCTHCNKHTVHKEIK
- the rpsR gene encoding 30S ribosomal protein S18, coding for MAYYRKRLSPIKPGDPIDYKDVELLRRFVTERGKILPRRITNLTAKQQRDLTASIKRARYMALMPYINTEG
- the holA gene encoding DNA polymerase III subunit delta encodes the protein MSVYLFWGEDDFAMNEAIAALKKAVLDPNWIQFNLDQIPGESPDPVIQALNQAMTPPFGMGGRLVWLEETTLFQQCSDSLLQELQRTLPNLPPTSTLLFSCRKKPDGRNKATKLLQKHADIREFSLIPPWNTDAILKKVRQQVQEKGLRLTPKAVQVLAESVGNDTRFLYGELEKLRLYSEGNPRPLDESAIARLVVANTQNSLQLAAAIRDGKTPQALGLVSDLLNRNEPALRIVATLIGQFRTWLIVKLMMESGERDEKAIASAADISNPKRIYFLRKEVQSLSSDKLLAALPLFLDLELSLKRGADPLETLERKVVELCAVCQGGY
- a CDS encoding DMT family transporter, producing MTSPSSPSYVPSGRIYLLLAILIFGIANAVTRKLTELGAAHLIDGRNPISFCNVLFAGNLCALILLGTIYQRQWRPHTFQQLNPKQWLAMIAVAILGAAIAPTLIFTALSLTSVNNVILIGRVEPPLILALSVWLLRERVNAWVLGGACLSFLGVALTILLPTPEPDQAMMNMGLRIGRGEFLTAIAAITLAISTIISKVSLKQIPLGFFSSFRMLIGTLIFFSTTVLLYGPIHFRDLTVPVLWQWMLLYGAVIVVGGQLCWFNGLKRSTASEVSLASSFNPIAGVLAAYFILGETPTIAQYIGGSVILVGIILNQIGVQKLNIIIPQQQPSDKEITETIGFKGL
- the pipX gene encoding transcriptional coactivator PipX; the encoded protein is MKNNETYINHPTFGLLFQVCPIEQNQELFTTLYAQRLFFLVTQSPEGLIFDPIGRSDARLIVENRLRKLRRLNASEDYTALNLIYQRTFH
- a CDS encoding YggS family pyridoxal phosphate-dependent enzyme — encoded protein: MSSAIAQNLARLHQTVPPSVRLIAVSKTFPPAAIREAYATGIRDFGESRIQEAIPKQEALQDLTDIQWHFIGHLQTNKARKALQHFHWIHTCDSLKLAQRLNQIAPELPQSPQILLQVKIRPDPDKYGWTPAQLQTDLEALDHLNALKIQGLMTILPLGLTEAETLKAFEDLQDLRENIGQQTWVNLKMEELSMGMSGDYPLAIQGGATMIRLGRIIFGTREASQTENRLSSTH
- a CDS encoding cell division protein SepF; the protein is MNNIFTKLRDFVGLNESEEYEYYEEDMDGNDYQNLYQQENPPAVVEEERQRPRRTTRERPTVTTPETSMGPTTTARSNVIGMPGANGISEVVVIEPRSFEEMPQVIQALRERKSVVLNLTVIDPDEAQRAVDFVAGGTYAIDGHQERIGESIFLFTPSCVQVSTQSGGVHEVPNSPLSSVRPTSPGASAWGMDPGRMVQ
- a CDS encoding Uma2 family endonuclease; this translates as MVATPVSYQITWEKLPDDYVLPDDPVDNIQQPALAFALTESLARAGRLWAQTLATTNYGICATVNGKIVVKAPDWCYVAHISVPVEDVLRSYTPQLQGERPTVVMEFLSDNDGHEYSNKPTYPPGKWFFYEQILQVPYYVIFNPYSGQIEVYRLESERYTLQTANSEGRYWIEPMGLFIGVWQGTRENFNAYWLRWWDERGELLLWGAEQIEQERERAQQERERAERLAARLRALGVDLEED